From Penaeus chinensis breed Huanghai No. 1 chromosome 43, ASM1920278v2, whole genome shotgun sequence, a single genomic window includes:
- the LOC125024573 gene encoding metalloreductase STEAP3-like, translated as MEMSSTARFRPENTSPTPDLHHAVTSDDPFRDPERKEKVVILGSGDMSLALSLAMRRAGVQPVVGSRTPESARIRLRSTGVQVKTLAEALKEGEVVVVAIPAEHHDSLPRHLLAGKIVVDVSNRPPGSPRRPESVAERLQECLPESHVVKAFNTLSAFALQQGDVRGSKEVPISSDNDRALRLVADLVRTVGLHPVDFGALRTAREIEEIPFSFFREWKVAGSVALLVFFLFYLLLFMRRQICPNLDSTDWNWNRFQTFPLKNGMLAFALTGTTMLLLCYVPGTIAGYIQLYRGTKYSTFPSWLDRWLKSRKQMGLLALLMGSLHGCMSVFTQMDEGMDDPALWSQQLFIALGIVLLGVLAVLGVSSLPSVTAELTWREFSFLQRYLGWLSVLLVTGHAFFKGYKKLFVPRFECAVLPSETQIIVFLCFLTILLKVPLLIPCVHSRLMKVRRGYERMPNGSPA; from the exons ATGGAGATGTCGTCAACCGCTCGCTTCAGACCGGAAAACACTTCTCCAACACCGGATCTCCACCATGCCGTGACCTCGGATGACCCTTTTCGCGAcccggagaggaaggagaaggtcgTGATCCTAGGAAGCGGGGACATGAGCCTGGCCTTGTCGCTGGCCATGAGGAGAGCGGGTGTGCAGCCCGTGGTGGGGAGCAGGACGCCGGAGAGTgcgag AATTCGCCTAAGATCGACGGGGGTCCAGGTGAAAACCCTGGCGGAGGctctgaaggagggagaggtggtcgTAGTGGCCATCCCAGCGGAACACCACGACTCTCTCCCTCGACACCTGCTCGCCGGGAAGATTGTGGTCGACGTCAGCAACAG ACCCCCCGGCAGCCCCCGCCGGCCCGAGAGCGTGGCGGAGCGCCTGCAGGAGTGCCTTCCGGAGAGCCACGTCGTCAAGGCCTTCAACACGCTGTCCGCCTTCGCCCTCCAGCAGGGGGACGTCAGGGGCAgcaaggag gtCCCCATTAGCAGCGACAATGATCGTGCTCTCCGCCTTGTGGCAGATCTGGTACGAACTGTGGGTTTGCATCCCGTAGACTTCGGCGCGCTGAGGACGGCACGAGAAATCGAagaaatcccgttttctttcttccggGAATGGAAAGTGGCCGGCTCTGTggctcttctcgttttctttttgttctatttGCTTTTGTTCATGAG gagacaGATATGCCCGAATCTGGACAGTACGGACTGGAATTGGAATCGATTCCAGACATTCCCGTTGAAGAATGGAATGCTGGCCTTCGCTCTCACAGGAACCACTATGTTGCTGCTCTGCTATGTgccag gTACCATAGCGGGCTACATACAGCTGTACAGAGGCACGAAGTACTCCACTTTTCCCAGCTGGCTCGACAGATGGCTTAAGTCTCGGAAACAGATGGGCTTGCTAGCGCTCCTCATGGGATCCTTGCAC ggttgtatgtctgtctttactCAAATGGATGAAGGAATGGATGACCCCGCTCTTTGGTCTCAGCAGCTCTTCATTGCCCTTG gCATAGTCCTACTAGGAGTCCTGGCAGTGCTAGgcgtctcctcgcttccctcagTCACTGCAGAACTCACCTGGAGGGAATTCAGCTTCCTACAGCGTTATTTAGGATGGCTTTCGGTCCTTCTCGTCACCGGTCACGCCTTCTTTAAGGGATACAAGAAGCTGTTCGTACCGCGTTTCGAATGCGCAGTTCTACCGTCCGAAACACAG